In Micromonospora sp. LH3U1, one genomic interval encodes:
- a CDS encoding abortive infection system antitoxin AbiGi family protein gives MHEPNLTYAATQKVVCFTETPLEHTWMMLEDIDKRDVHFQPYGLAVTKTTARKAGCNPVWYSDITPGRDWPIDAVNAMVNDAVRRATTGRTVDRDKLSEEPIFKLTPFFEQMGPTKYSRKEFWWEREWRRIGDFPLYPRRTVAVLAPAHDHEHLRKELTEINEGWGARPILDPHWGLERMIAAIAQISDEHIGPFPDAG, from the coding sequence ATGCACGAGCCGAACCTGACGTACGCGGCGACGCAGAAGGTCGTGTGCTTCACCGAGACCCCGCTCGAGCACACCTGGATGATGCTGGAGGACATCGACAAGCGCGACGTGCACTTCCAGCCCTACGGCCTGGCCGTCACCAAGACCACTGCTCGCAAGGCCGGCTGCAACCCCGTTTGGTACTCCGACATCACGCCCGGCCGCGACTGGCCGATCGACGCGGTGAACGCCATGGTCAACGACGCCGTACGCCGAGCCACCACCGGCCGGACCGTCGACCGCGACAAGTTGAGCGAGGAGCCCATCTTCAAGCTCACCCCGTTCTTCGAGCAGATGGGCCCGACCAAGTACAGCCGCAAAGAGTTCTGGTGGGAGCGAGAGTGGCGCCGCATCGGCGACTTCCCCCTGTACCCCCGCAGGACCGTCGCGGTCCTGGCACCCGCCCATGACCATGAGCACCTTCGAAAGGAGCTCACCGAAATCAACGAGGGGTGGGGTGCGCGGCCGATCCTTGACCCCCATTGGGGCCTTGAGCGGATGATCGCGGCGATCGCGCAGATCAGCGACGAGCACATCGGTCCGTTCCCTGACGCTGGCTGA